The stretch of DNA TGAGTGAAACCCCCGCGGGGGCCGAAAGGAAAACGACATCCGCCGACGCTCTCGTAGCGCCAACATCAGCAGCCTTGCTAGGCGGCTCTGCTAGCGGAACGGAACggcaaaaagcacaaaactttGCTTTCAAGCGACAttagacaaagaaaaaatggaCGGAATCTATTCCTTTATTCGTCTAAATTGAATTTAAAGGAGTTTTCCTTTAAATTCCAACTCCTTTACTGTTTTCTGAGCATTAGCAAGCACCGCTAAATCAAACTCTTTGAGCTCTTCATCTCATCTGAAAGGAAATGTCGTCGCAAGTGAACAGACAAACACCACGAAGCACGATGGAAGCAGAACGACAGTTTAGGAATGAGAATCTGAACGCCTTAGAATGTGAACGAAGCAGTAAAAAGCATGCGCTttagaaaaatatcagattaaCAGTAATCTCTTGAAGCTAACGCGTATGTGCCGCACCAACACCATAACCTCCATTAATGACATTTCTACCTCAAGAGTAAATAATCTCCTGTGTTTTGGCCATAAGTCTCTCCTTACCACACAAGTCCAGTTTAGGCCCTTTAGTTGAAACTCCTGCACTTGGCGAGAGAGCAATTGGATTTTGctgtggactttgactaggccactccaacaCATGACTATGCTGGGATTTAAGCCGTTCCGTTACAGATCGCGCTGTATGTTTACAGTCGTTGACCCAAAAATGTCTAAATGGGACGTTTTATGGCTTCCTTCCAACAAAAGCCTTCTTCAACTTGAGTTGTGTATCCCTGCAGCTTCTCCGGTTACCATGGGAATCATGGCAGCttcttaaaatgttatttatttatttatttatttatttggggcCATTAGAATCTTTTCATTGAGGCTATTTTTTTACCCAGTCTCTCTTTACATTGTTAAATTGTGACAATGTAAGAAGTCAAAATAGAACAACTTAATAACTGTTATCAGATATCATTTAGCAAAATACTACAAAGTAACAATGGCTATAACGTTATGGCTGAaaagtgaaaaggtttttttaatttttattagcTCAATCtcttgaaattaaaacaaaacatttttaagagcccacacacacacagatgtctTGAatacacaaaactaacttgcaagtaatttttcagcacaatataggagcttgttttaagtcaataataccttagtattgatgaaaacgtactAGCTGGAAGTGATCAGTCCACagaacaagatattttccctTATAATAAGTTAAAATACTTTGTTCCATGGACAGACTATTTCAGTAATAACTAGTGCTTttcgtcaatattaaggagttaagATCgtgctgaaaatttacttgcaagtcagttttgtcttattccaaatatatttgcactggaaactagaccaaaaataagattttatgtttttgcagtcaCACGTTTCTGGAGCAAAATAAGGATTTTTACTTTACATAGCGTTTCGATTCAAATTAAGTGACGGAttttctttaagtaaataattttttagatcCACTCGGATGCTTTCGACTTGCCTTAATATGCAGTGCGGATGCAGGATTTAGCCAACTACCTGAAATAACCCAGAAAAGCAAGTAAAgaacaagagagagagacacgcactgtaaaaaaaaatatatatatatatccatgaTAAACAGTAATGTGCGAGGAAACCCTATTACTGTTGCTGTTAATAAATTAATCGGTGAAATTTGtgatttgtacatttttacatttgtacaAACATTGTTTTCGTGTTCATTTTAGGggaaaacatttgacttttttccacctttaaGCTAAAACGTTTGCTTTTACAGCAAAAACATCGACTCCAGCAtcatttttaactgtaaaatgtttttgttttgtttttgtttttttttaatgccaatACCGTCAAACCgtgaaagaataaaatgttttcaccgGTAATTTTACGGTGCAATTCTGGGAGCCACGACTGTCGGAGTTACGGTATACCGTGAGATTtacggggttttttttttgtttttgttgtttgttttgtttttggttttgtttttacagtgcacacGGCCCTCTCCACTCACCTGCGGGACCACTTGGCCGACGGCCGTCCGAAGGGTCTCTTCCACAGCACGCCGTGCAGCTGCACCTTGGTGCTGATGTCCAGCGCTTCGGAGTCCGACTGCTCCATGGACGTCCAGGGTGACAGCAAAGAGTGTCTGGATGAAGACGAGAACATCCCCCTCTGCAGAGTTCCCCTTGCCCTGGGAGGTGGggccaaaaataataaaataaaataataaatgtagaTATAGATgtaacaaaaggagaaaaaaaaaagtgtcgcACAAGTCTGTCAATAACAATTAGTCCAACAGCATTCGATCAGAAACAAACACGCAGAGATCCTGCAGGCGCGTCCAGCCTCGATCCCGGGCAGGAGGCAAATCCCGATAACCCAGCAGGCCGGAATGATGCAGCTGCCAATACGCTCATCAGCTGGAGGCGGACAGAGCCGCGCCGCATCCTGGGCACATCGGGGAGGGAGGGAAGCTTTAGGAATGAGTTGCTAAATCTGAGGCCGGTCGATACAGTCCGGCCAGTAAAAGCTGTTATTCAGATTACAGCTACCGGCAGGTATGACCTATTGGCTCTTTCTCTCATTTATCATTTGCTCCATCCGTGTGTTTCAGAAGCAGCGAGTGGTGAGGAGGACAAATGTTTGTATGGCAGGACTTTCTAGTAAAAGGGACCGGAGAGGCATGACATGCAGCTTCAGTGTCATCAGCATCAGATTAATTCCCAGCACATGTGTCTGAGTGGGAAGCAGGGCGGCGGATTATGCGGATCCTCGCGGCTCTCGGGTTTAGCATCCAGGACGGTGAGACGCATTAGCCGCGCAGAGAGCGTCCagagaggacagagaggaaaagTCTCAGAGTTATATAACTTtgtctaaaacaaacaaacaaaaacaaaaaaaatcatgttaaaatgcaatttaatgTCGTTTCCCGTGATTTTGTGATTCACTGTCAACATTTTCAGGTGTGACTTCGAAGTCCTGTAATTTGACCCTCCGCCGAAATTGGATCCATAAACTAACGACTGCGTGTCAGGGCCAATGTAGGTAGAAAACCAAGGAGTAGAAcatgataatgataataataaaaaccacactcagaaactttgagattaagctcgaaatctcaacattttctagaatgtattttattttgaaaagtcaaaaatgtccgacatttttaaaactcagaaatttcccaagttttttttttttttgctttttgtaacttttgagaataatctcaaaatattagagttttttctagcaattttCTTTGACATTATAGCCTCAGAAAtgctcattttttatttttagaaaatgttttttaaaaattgtgtaattttacatgttttttttctatctacaaaaGCTCTAATACGTAGCCGTAGTAAACAGTTTGCCCTTCAAAAGTCACTGAATTTCAATCAGAGACAAACGTCTTGGCAGAattatgcaaaatcaactttttgcaCTTTACATCATGTattgttattccctcatcaaacacACACCTTTAGCATTTCCTTAAttctttcctgcatgtttaagaaatcctttaatctcccatagCAACCGTTCAGCTgggcaaaacgcctgggtgaaAGTAGCATTGAAAACTCCCctactctgctccttcagactagccagccacaattagcaaacacctgttaacacgttgttaaagggttcaCAGAGGAGCGACGCTGTGACGAaattcctgaaggtggagtttcagaaagagcaggagttccTTAAAGAGGACCGATTTCAAGGCGTTCAATTACCAATCCGAATTCTTTTAAGTCTTATTTGACGTATACGGCAATTTTAGCAACCGAAGGTAACAGacttacttgattgtgctataaaatgtgtagcctatgtggctggaaaacacaatgctgcccctttaaggtCGTTTTAACAGTAACTTTCTGAAAGATGTGGACGATTTCAGGCTTAACTGTAGTCTGCAaccacaaaataattcaaacaagtaaaagagaagaaaaaaaaagacaagaaattcATATAggtaaaagtatttatacacatacttcttttttttttatactccaTTGAGCTGGTGGAGTAAGGTCGGCGTGTGGAGCATACAAGCTTGCAGACGCGCTGCTGTGAGCGAGTACAGTGGCACATCAACACCATACAGACAGACGAGCAACCCACTCAGATTTTAACagactttcagttttattgggACTGGAGTAGAAGCAGGGGGCTCACGGATCCGCATTTAGGAATCACATTACAAGTGTTACACCGTACACACCATCTACGGGCTTCACCGCAGCAAAACGAAGCAATTTAACTCCAGATCCTTACCGCCCGTTTCTGGTTTATTGCTCTGTCTTGTTAGTGAGAGAAGCGTCCAACACGTTAAAAGTTCTTCACAGACATTATACTCTTATTCTCCTGAGCTTATGGTCCCTAAAGAtgcttttttgtatttctccTTCCCGTAAGACACGTTTGTCATTCGAGATGCCCTCCACCTGAACTCTACAATCACTTAAGACAAATATGTACAGAATGCTTCCATTTACAGTAAGCTTTACAGGGAGAAGAAACCATTAGAGATAGAAAGAGAAaccataaacaaagaaaaagcgACGTAACAAAAATGGCGGGCGTCTTTAAAGATCGGCCTTTGCGTGTGATTTTCACGGCAGTCCATGCGCCGAACAGGGAGCGGACGCAGGCGCCGAGAAGCAATTCAGCTTTCTGAAAGGTTTGAGAGCTTGATTGATAAAGTGACACCTGAAACCCAGAGGTTTGCAAGCTGGTCCATCTGGGTTTTCCCCAATCGCATGGTTGTCAcggcgccgccgccgccgccgccgccgtctTCTGCTACTGGTTTCTTTATTATGGCACTTGGAAAAGGAAATCAGAGAAATTTACACTCTGTACaggtatatgtatatatatatatatatatttttaaaaaatgattttcacaagcaaaaaaataaaataaaaataaatcacaagcTCAACCATCACCAAATTTCACTGTACGACAGTCACccggtttaaaaaaaaaaaaaaaagacgataAAACCGACGCGGGAAAGTTAAACGAGCATGATAACGCTAACCTGCTTGGATCCAAACACATTGAGCTAAACgggggaggaaagaaaaaaaaaaaaaaaaattgacgtCTCAACTTCAGATTTCAGGTAGAGTTAAAGTATACGTATTGTGTCGACAGATAAAACATCGCTGTGTCCCTTGGTTGTCTCGGCTCTGATTCCCCTCGTTCCGGCTGTCGATCGAGTCGTGGCGTCCCTGCAGCGACATCCGTCTGGTCCAGCAGCGAGACAATTTAAACGCGCAAAGTCTGAAGTCTCGATTCCAGCGTCTTTCCCTCTGTACACGTGTCCAGAGTCCGGCCCCCGGGGGCCCAACTCGGCGGGGGTCTAATGGTGGTGGCCGACCGACAGCACCAGAGGGATGAGGCAGCCTAGGACCAGAGCGCCCACCTCCACTTTGCTCAGTCCCTTCCCGCCGTTGCCCCCGGCGGCGGGGGCGTGGCTGTGGCCGCCGCCGCCGACCTCGGGGAGAACGTGAACGGTGGCCACATAGAGGAAGGTGCCGGCGGAGAAGAGCATGGCCACCCCGGTGGCGTTGATGTCCGACAAGGCTTCTTTGCTGCTCTGTGaaggggaaaagaaagaaacgtGAGAACGGTGTGGAACAGGAAGCTGAAGAATCCCATTGAAACTTTCTACAACACGTGAATGTGTTGCAGAGTGAGACggataatctgtggaaaaaaataaaaaagctcctctgccttctcccagtgctaactagaaacaaccaatcagagaaagGGGGAGGGTCTctgcgctgtcaatcactcatGTACTCATTGCTCACACACTCCCTCTTTCCCACACTACAGCTGGTTCACTATAACATAGCCTGTTgcgaatgctaaggctagttagcatggccaaaATTAATGGCggataaatattttctgagtttctgaGGATTTTCTGAAACGGGGGTCCAGGTGTCAacagatggaaaacatttctattaCCACCGTGGGCAAAGATTCGACCCAAACGTAAACCCAAACGCGGCTCACCTGACTGAGGCCTAAAAACGTGAGCATGGCAAGAACGGGGGCTGCCAAGGCAAACACCAGGAGGTGTTTGCGGATGCGGTTCCTCTCGAGGCCGCCGTGCATCAGGAACGAGACCAAGCCGAAAGCCGCTGGAGCCTGCAGGTTAGAGGGCAGAGCAGTGCAGTTTCACAGCAGAGTAAACCGATCTCGGAGCAGAtttcttctgctgttgtttctgAGCACTAAAACGTCCACATACTgacgaaacaaaaagaaaaaaaaaaccgagAGAAGGTAGAATTGTAGCGCTACAACGAGGCCCGTCACGTTAGCAAGTTCTGCTGGACgttaaacgataatattgttgttttgagaccattttcaaccaaCATGTAGATAATCGCCATGCAACTTTGCgctctcaaagatcaataaactttaacacTTAGCACTGGAAGATGTTTTAAGCTtccaaaatacataaacaaccaaacacaataaataaactaaaaataacagccacacacacacaacagaaaccagaaataaaatggattaggtaaacaaaacagctgattttaatttatgatgaAATTAACTGATTTACAGATTGTTGAGACAGGCTTATGCAtagcaaataaatatataatacagattttaaaaagtgttgtttttttttttaccttatgtAGCATAATGGCTACAAAAACAATGAGCTGAACGCTGGTCTGAGACGTCGAGGCAGCAGCTCCTAACGCCACTCCGTCAGCTGGAAACAAGCGTCAACACAGCATCCGAGTCCATTTAGTCGAGTCAAATcatcaaaactaaaacttcagAAGTGTCATTTGTAAACAGATAAATTGTGCTCTGATCCActaaattacagctgcaagattactgggaaaaaataaaggtaTCACTTTACAGTAAAGCTTCCCTTTATTAGCCTACGGGAAGCTAATAAGTAGTTCATGGATATGTTAGTTCATCTTTAAACACTTTATGAATCAGTAATAACTGTCTATTATGCGTTAAGGGTGAGAAGAAGACCGAATCTATCGGCGTCTTGCCAAGTCTGTTCTTTTATCAAGAGTTTTTCTACTAAAGAACCTGTAAGCACAACAAGCATCGGTAATATTTTAGCATATGGTCTCCATGCttaattaatgcataataaacAATTGATAATGATTTATAAAGTGTTTATGATTGGATaaggtgtatatatatatataaactatttattagTCATCTATAAGGGGAGTCTTATTGTAACGTGGTACCGAAGTGGAAATAATCACCTTCGAACATCTGCATCTTTGATAAAAGATGAACGGACGACTTACCTGCAGCATGGACTACAAGTCCCAGGGTAGTGGTGATTTTCGAGCTGTTGACTCTTGCCGACTCTGGATCTAAGATGGGCAACAAAAATATATCTGCTTTTAGAAGACAAACTGGCGCAAACGACCGcttctgcacattttcactGGCTACCAGCTGAAGTAGCTAATGAAACGTCAGCCACTTTGACCAGCTGACGTTTCCTCCTGCTGACCTTCAGCGTTGTGAACATGAGCGCTGCCTATCTGGTCCACCAGCAGCATGAAGACGAAGCCCAGCACCAGGGAGACGCCGATGCAGGCGTGCAGCTGCTCGTGGCCGTGCTCGTGTTTCCCCGTGGCGTCCAGAGCCGCCACCGCTTCCGCTTTGGCCTCAGACACTTCGGCCGCCCCGGCCTGACTGTGGCTGTGGTGAGCGCCTGCGTGGAAGGAAACGTGGACGGACCGGTAAATGTCAAACGTACGCAAGCGACTGGGATTAAAACCG from Xiphophorus hellerii strain 12219 chromosome 19, Xiphophorus_hellerii-4.1, whole genome shotgun sequence encodes:
- the slc39a9 gene encoding zinc transporter ZIP9 yields the protein MDDFSSISLLSLAMLVGCYVAGTIPLAVNFSEEKLKLITVLGAGLLCGTALAVIIPEGVHALYEEILEGAHHSHSQAGAAEVSEAKAEAVAALDATGKHEHGHEQLHACIGVSLVLGFVFMLLVDQIGSAHVHNAEDPESARVNSSKITTTLGLVVHAAADGVALGAAASTSQTSVQLIVFVAIMLHKAPAAFGLVSFLMHGGLERNRIRKHLLVFALAAPVLAMLTFLGLSQSSKEALSDINATGVAMLFSAGTFLYVATVHVLPEVGGGGHSHAPAAGGNGGKGLSKVEVGALVLGCLIPLVLSVGHHH